From Rhodococcus sp. B7740, one genomic window encodes:
- a CDS encoding carbon-nitrogen hydrolase family protein, translating to MTVTVSLYQGPELAGDVRANLAALDDAARNAAAAGASILVTPEMSVSGYDIGDLVLERAEPFDGPIFEKVSTIARSHGLAIVYGYPERSRSTLAGEVVFNAVQVVDASGRSVARYRKTHLFGELDRAHFTPGSELLVQFDLGGLRCGLLTCYDVEFPETVRAHADAGTQWLIVPTGLMTPFENIATHVVPTRAYESQLFVTYVNRCGTEASLTYCGLTCAVAPSGTDLARAGAHEQLLTVDLDPAELLRSRAVNTHLDDRRHDLYRTVLDPTGPSRSEQETDR from the coding sequence ATGACCGTCACCGTGTCTCTCTATCAAGGGCCGGAACTGGCCGGCGATGTCCGCGCGAACCTCGCCGCACTCGACGACGCAGCGAGAAACGCGGCCGCAGCAGGTGCATCGATCCTGGTGACCCCGGAGATGTCGGTCAGCGGATACGACATCGGTGATCTGGTACTCGAACGAGCAGAACCGTTCGACGGGCCGATCTTCGAGAAGGTGTCGACGATCGCTCGATCCCACGGCCTCGCGATCGTCTACGGATATCCCGAGCGCAGTCGATCGACGCTCGCTGGCGAGGTGGTGTTCAATGCGGTGCAGGTGGTCGATGCATCGGGACGGTCGGTGGCGCGCTACCGCAAGACCCACCTGTTCGGTGAACTCGATCGCGCGCACTTCACTCCCGGGTCGGAACTGTTGGTGCAGTTCGACTTAGGCGGACTGCGCTGCGGTCTGCTCACCTGCTACGACGTCGAATTCCCGGAAACCGTTCGCGCCCACGCCGACGCCGGAACGCAGTGGTTGATCGTCCCGACCGGCCTGATGACCCCGTTCGAGAACATCGCAACCCACGTCGTTCCGACGCGCGCGTACGAGAGTCAACTGTTCGTCACCTACGTCAATCGCTGCGGCACGGAAGCGAGTCTGACGTACTGCGGACTAACCTGCGCCGTCGCGCCGAGTGGCACCGACCTCGCGCGGGCAGGCGCGCACGAACAGCTTCTGACGGTGGATCTGGATCCGGCCGAACTCCTTCGATCTCGCGCCGTCAACACTCACCTGGACGATCGTCGCCACGATCTGTACCGGACAGTTCTCGACCCGACAGGACCCTCGCGGTCCGAGCAGGAGACCGACCGATGA
- a CDS encoding helix-turn-helix domain-containing protein, whose protein sequence is MSLATSVVGDAPRIGARLKEARQKKRLTLDALADACGVTKGYLSKLERDQVNASVASLVRVCAALELPVGSLFDDAPSGEVVRAQSLPRIMFGGEAMTEYLLTPVGERRVQVLLGHIDAGGGSGAEAYTLPLDVTFVHVITGGLRVTFDAEADGTFAGDEVLLGPGDAFTFSPRRRHSFRAEGADGAQVLWVLAPALPEELPTRKQELQP, encoded by the coding sequence GTGTCCCTTGCTACGTCGGTCGTCGGCGATGCGCCGCGTATCGGCGCACGGCTCAAGGAGGCTCGGCAGAAGAAGCGACTGACCCTCGACGCACTCGCCGACGCCTGCGGAGTCACCAAGGGATATCTGTCCAAGCTCGAACGCGACCAGGTCAATGCGTCGGTGGCGTCCCTGGTTCGAGTCTGCGCCGCCCTGGAACTTCCGGTCGGCTCGCTGTTCGACGACGCGCCATCCGGTGAGGTGGTCCGGGCGCAGTCGTTGCCGCGCATCATGTTCGGCGGGGAAGCGATGACCGAGTACCTGTTGACGCCGGTGGGGGAGCGCCGGGTGCAGGTGTTGCTGGGTCACATCGACGCCGGTGGCGGCAGCGGAGCCGAGGCGTACACCCTCCCGCTCGACGTGACGTTCGTGCACGTGATCACCGGCGGGTTGCGGGTGACCTTCGACGCCGAAGCGGACGGCACCTTCGCGGGCGACGAGGTGCTGCTCGGTCCGGGAGATGCGTTCACCTTCTCGCCGCGTCGCAGGCACAGTTTCCGAGCCGAAGGCGCAGACGGTGCTCAGGTCCTGTGGGTACTGGCACCCGCGCTACCCGAGGAGTTGCCGACGAGGAAACAGGAGTTGCAGCCATGA
- the speB gene encoding agmatinase: protein MNPSNPEHPPIGPVDATKVPRFAEPTTFARLPRLDEVSRADVTILGVPFDSGVSYRPGARFGPGHIRAASKLLRPYNPALKVSPFARQQVADFGDIGVNPFDITEALTTVHDAVTDLRADGSSVLTLGGDHTIALPILRSLARDHGPIAVLHFDAHLDTWDTYFGAPYTHGTPFRRASEEGLIDLERSQHIGIRGPLYSEQDLEDDRVLGFQVIRSDDYEVDGVASIVERMRRRLDGGPVYVSVDIDVLDPAHAPGTGTPEAGGMTSRELLNTLRGLVGLHVVGADIVEVAPAYDHAEITGIAAAHVAYELLSVLALNR from the coding sequence ATGAACCCGAGCAATCCCGAACACCCGCCGATCGGTCCGGTCGACGCGACCAAGGTCCCTCGCTTCGCCGAGCCGACCACGTTCGCGCGGCTGCCCCGTCTCGACGAGGTGTCCCGCGCCGACGTCACCATCCTCGGTGTGCCGTTCGATTCCGGAGTCAGTTACCGCCCCGGCGCACGTTTCGGCCCGGGGCACATCAGGGCGGCCTCGAAACTCTTGCGTCCGTACAACCCCGCGCTGAAGGTCTCACCCTTCGCCCGCCAACAGGTGGCCGATTTCGGTGACATCGGCGTCAATCCGTTCGACATCACCGAGGCCTTGACCACGGTGCACGACGCGGTGACGGACCTGCGCGCCGACGGCTCCTCGGTTCTCACCCTCGGCGGCGACCACACCATCGCCCTGCCGATTCTGCGTTCGCTCGCACGCGATCACGGGCCGATCGCGGTACTGCACTTCGACGCGCACCTCGACACGTGGGATACGTACTTCGGTGCTCCCTACACCCACGGCACGCCGTTCCGACGAGCCAGCGAGGAAGGTCTGATCGATCTCGAACGCTCACAGCACATCGGCATCCGCGGCCCGCTCTACAGCGAGCAGGATCTCGAGGACGATCGTGTCCTGGGCTTCCAGGTGATTCGGTCCGACGACTACGAGGTCGACGGCGTGGCCAGCATCGTCGAACGGATGCGTCGACGGCTCGACGGCGGTCCGGTGTACGTCTCGGTCGACATCGACGTTCTCGACCCGGCGCACGCGCCGGGCACCGGCACGCCCGAGGCCGGTGGCATGACGTCCCGAGAGTTGCTCAACACCCTGCGCGGACTCGTGGGCCTCCACGTGGTCGGGGCCGACATCGTCGAGGTGGCACCCGCATACGATCACGCCGAGATCACCGGGATTGCAGCGGCACATGTCGCCTACGAGCTGTTGTCGGTGCTCGCCCTCAACCGATAG
- a CDS encoding universal stress protein — MSVLIAFAPGKGSVGALDLGAQLARSLGTDIDVATVVPKPWSTPSMARVDAEFADWAATTAAESEAKARHYLEDRAPDITASFHRFAHRSVSTALTEAAESISASILVLGSSGDGALGQVVVGSTADKLLHSSPVTVALAPRGYRMRERATLTRITCAFSGDSEASRVVGPTAELARDAGIPLRLASFVVRGATMYPPEVGLRVEDDVAAELAVGLTEALTAAMDDAVAVGLSAEQVTTELAMAGSWREALDEVHWQDGEVLTIGSSGPLGPIARVFLGSRATKIIRHSPVPILVLPKR, encoded by the coding sequence ATGAGTGTCCTGATCGCATTCGCGCCGGGGAAAGGGAGCGTCGGTGCCCTCGATCTCGGTGCCCAGCTCGCTCGGTCGCTCGGCACCGACATCGATGTGGCGACGGTGGTGCCCAAACCGTGGTCGACTCCGTCGATGGCACGGGTGGATGCGGAGTTCGCCGACTGGGCCGCGACGACGGCAGCCGAGTCGGAGGCGAAAGCGCGCCACTACCTCGAAGACCGGGCACCCGACATCACTGCATCGTTCCACCGATTCGCACACCGCTCGGTCTCGACGGCATTGACCGAGGCGGCCGAGAGCATCTCGGCCTCGATACTGGTTCTCGGCTCCTCGGGCGACGGCGCTCTCGGGCAGGTGGTCGTCGGGTCGACGGCAGACAAGCTTCTGCACTCGTCCCCGGTGACCGTGGCGCTCGCTCCCCGCGGCTATCGGATGCGCGAACGCGCCACACTGACCCGGATCACGTGCGCGTTCTCCGGCGACAGCGAGGCGTCGCGCGTCGTGGGTCCGACCGCCGAACTCGCCCGAGACGCGGGTATTCCGCTCCGCTTGGCGTCGTTCGTCGTTCGGGGAGCGACGATGTATCCGCCCGAGGTCGGCCTACGCGTCGAGGACGACGTTGCCGCAGAACTCGCCGTCGGGTTGACCGAGGCACTGACCGCGGCGATGGACGACGCAGTCGCGGTTGGGCTTTCGGCCGAGCAGGTCACGACCGAACTGGCCATGGCCGGCAGTTGGCGCGAGGCCCTCGACGAGGTTCACTGGCAGGACGGCGAAGTACTGACCATCGGATCGTCCGGGCCGCTGGGGCCGATCGCTCGCGTGTTCCTCGGTTCGCGCGCCACCAAGATCATCCGCCATTCGCCGGTGCCGATCCTGGTGTTGCCGAAACGGTGA
- a CDS encoding amino acid permease gives MTSSNRPASSLRSQLLRRKPIVDPDQQSSGGLERTIGTFQLTMFGVGATIGTGIFFVLSLAVPEAGPAVVLSFLAAGVAAGLAAICYAEMASAVPVSGSTYSYAYVTMGEVVAMGVAACLLLEYGVSSAAVAVGWSGYLNELLNNLFGFTIPHALSAAPGDADPGIMNLPAVVLIVLCAVLLIRGASESAAVNAVMVVIKLGVLALFAIVGFTAFDSGNFSDFMPLGAAGVTAAAGTIFFSFIGLDAVSTAGDEVKDPQKTMPRAIVAALIVVIVFYLVVAVAALGTQPWTDFAGQEEAGLAEILRNVTGQAWPATILAAGAVISIFSVTLVTMYGQTRILFAMGRDGMLPKAFAKVSPRTHTPVNNTIVVAVVISILAAFIPLDKLADLVSIGTLVAFIVVSIGVIVLRRSMPDLERPFKVPGYPVTPVLSVLACLYILSGLHWTTWFWFGLWLAVVLAFYWFWGRHHSTLRGAEQDLR, from the coding sequence ATGACATCGTCGAACAGACCTGCATCGAGTCTGCGATCTCAACTTCTTCGCAGGAAGCCGATCGTGGATCCGGACCAGCAGAGCAGTGGCGGGCTGGAACGGACCATCGGCACCTTCCAACTGACGATGTTCGGCGTCGGTGCCACCATCGGTACCGGCATCTTCTTCGTGCTCTCGCTCGCGGTCCCCGAAGCCGGTCCCGCGGTGGTGCTCTCGTTCCTGGCCGCGGGTGTGGCGGCCGGTCTCGCAGCCATCTGTTACGCCGAAATGGCCTCGGCGGTACCGGTTTCCGGCTCGACCTACTCGTACGCGTATGTGACGATGGGCGAGGTTGTCGCGATGGGCGTCGCCGCCTGTCTGTTGCTCGAGTACGGAGTGTCCAGCGCTGCCGTCGCCGTCGGGTGGAGCGGGTACCTCAACGAGCTGTTGAACAACCTCTTCGGCTTCACCATCCCGCACGCGCTGTCGGCTGCGCCGGGTGACGCCGACCCCGGCATCATGAATCTGCCTGCAGTCGTGCTGATCGTGCTGTGCGCCGTTCTGCTCATTCGTGGCGCGAGCGAGTCGGCGGCGGTCAACGCAGTCATGGTCGTCATCAAACTCGGTGTGCTGGCTCTGTTCGCGATCGTCGGATTCACCGCCTTCGACTCCGGCAACTTCTCGGACTTCATGCCCCTGGGCGCAGCAGGGGTGACGGCGGCCGCGGGCACGATCTTCTTCTCGTTCATCGGACTCGACGCGGTGTCCACTGCGGGCGACGAGGTGAAGGACCCTCAGAAGACCATGCCGCGGGCCATCGTTGCGGCGCTGATCGTCGTCATCGTCTTCTACCTCGTCGTGGCCGTGGCCGCCCTGGGGACGCAGCCGTGGACCGACTTCGCCGGCCAGGAGGAAGCCGGGCTGGCGGAAATCCTGCGCAACGTCACCGGGCAAGCCTGGCCGGCAACGATTCTGGCTGCAGGTGCGGTCATCTCGATCTTCTCGGTGACGCTGGTGACGATGTACGGGCAGACTCGCATCCTGTTCGCGATGGGCCGAGACGGCATGTTGCCCAAAGCTTTCGCCAAGGTCAGCCCCCGCACGCACACGCCGGTCAACAACACGATCGTCGTCGCCGTCGTGATTTCGATCCTCGCCGCGTTCATTCCGCTCGACAAGCTGGCGGACCTGGTGTCGATCGGCACCCTCGTCGCATTCATCGTCGTATCCATCGGGGTGATCGTGCTGCGCCGTTCGATGCCCGATCTCGAACGGCCGTTCAAGGTTCCGGGATACCCGGTCACTCCGGTGCTGTCGGTCCTCGCCTGCCTGTACATCCTGTCCGGACTGCACTGGACCACGTGGTTCTGGTTCGGGCTCTGGCTCGCGGTGGTGTTGGCGTTCTACTGGTTCTGGGGTCGGCACCACTCGACGCTGCGCGGAGCAGAGCAGGACCTGCGATGA
- a CDS encoding PucR family transcriptional regulator, whose product MATQRDALPLDSVAAQAASDAGGLDVALLGSFLDVLADAVDAGVPLNRGQLQEFRAQGDAAARAGVALRALLDLYLTSAWRLWRELPAVVAAADDPAGVVTAGEVMLRAVDDAVAELAEGFQLARRTLVRAEVLARREFVDDLLSGTSDVAGVLGRAQTFGLDLSSPHVVAVVTSTKPFTDASSAITLVERSVQGSKGDAELLVATKQDRLILVFPAPDLDAVDHVLDRVGRALGTSNSASSESVDLRRKGEYGRTQIGIGRPRSGAVGVAASYREALDALDLAASLGFDASVIDARDLLVYRVLISDRAAIADLVDTLLTPLLGARGGAGPLLETLQVYFDTGANTASTARRMHLSVRAVTYRLSRIKDLTGQNVGNPVEAFALHTAVLGAKLLDWPEVRSPS is encoded by the coding sequence ATGGCCACACAGCGCGATGCGCTACCGCTCGATTCGGTCGCTGCGCAGGCCGCCTCGGACGCAGGCGGACTCGACGTCGCTCTACTGGGCAGCTTCCTCGACGTTCTCGCCGACGCCGTCGATGCCGGCGTCCCACTGAACCGCGGGCAGCTGCAGGAGTTTCGAGCGCAGGGTGATGCTGCTGCCCGCGCAGGCGTCGCACTGCGGGCGTTGCTGGACCTGTACCTGACCTCTGCGTGGCGGCTGTGGCGGGAACTACCCGCTGTCGTCGCCGCCGCGGACGACCCGGCCGGAGTCGTCACCGCAGGCGAGGTCATGCTGCGCGCGGTCGACGACGCGGTGGCCGAACTGGCCGAGGGATTTCAGCTCGCCCGGCGCACTCTCGTGCGAGCCGAAGTACTCGCCCGCCGTGAATTCGTCGACGATCTGCTCTCGGGCACCTCCGATGTCGCCGGGGTCCTCGGGCGCGCGCAGACGTTCGGCCTCGACCTGTCGAGCCCGCACGTGGTGGCCGTGGTGACGTCGACCAAGCCGTTCACCGACGCCAGCTCTGCCATCACCCTCGTCGAGCGCAGCGTGCAGGGCAGCAAGGGAGACGCCGAATTGCTCGTGGCCACCAAGCAGGACCGGTTGATTCTGGTGTTCCCGGCACCCGACCTCGACGCCGTCGACCACGTCCTCGACCGGGTCGGACGCGCCCTCGGTACGTCAAACTCGGCGTCGAGCGAATCGGTCGACCTCCGGCGCAAAGGGGAATACGGCCGGACGCAGATCGGGATCGGCCGCCCACGCAGCGGGGCGGTCGGTGTCGCCGCGTCGTATCGGGAAGCCCTCGACGCGCTCGATCTCGCCGCCTCGCTCGGGTTCGACGCATCCGTGATCGATGCGCGTGATCTGCTCGTCTACCGCGTCCTGATCAGTGACCGTGCGGCGATCGCCGATCTGGTCGACACGTTGTTGACACCGTTGCTGGGCGCGCGAGGCGGGGCGGGTCCCCTGTTGGAGACGTTGCAGGTGTACTTCGACACCGGCGCGAACACAGCATCCACCGCACGCCGGATGCATCTGTCGGTGCGGGCAGTGACCTACAGATTGTCTCGAATAAAGGATTTGACCGGGCAGAATGTGGGCAACCCCGTCGAGGCATTCGCGCTGCACACGGCGGTACTCGGAGCGAAGCTGCTCGACTGGCCCGAGGTTCGCTCGCCGTCGTAA
- a CDS encoding TerC family protein codes for MNVVPWWAWAAFGAVVLILLAIDLLAHRGAHIIGFKEAAWWSALWVGVAIIFGIVVFFTLGTTAGVEYTTAWLLEKSLSVDNLFVFALIFGYFKVPREYQHRVLFFGVIGALVFRAIFLAAGVAIVSKFAAVLFVFAAILLYSAYKLMKDEDDSYDPSTSIAVRLLRKIIPVRDEYEGTKFFVKEAGKRVATPLLAVVVAIEAADLVFAVDSVPAVLAVTDDPFIVYSSNAFAILGLRALYFLLAGLLEKFHYLSKGLAIILAFIGVKLILQAGHKVISTSIPEIPSLVSLVVIIVVLAGSIILSLKNPPDEDTADAIDQVAADSPIVDPTNGTSSAGTSSTGTSGTDSPRLDKS; via the coding sequence ATGAACGTCGTCCCGTGGTGGGCATGGGCGGCATTCGGTGCCGTCGTCCTCATCCTGTTGGCCATCGACCTGTTGGCGCACCGCGGTGCGCACATCATCGGCTTCAAGGAAGCCGCATGGTGGAGCGCACTGTGGGTCGGCGTGGCGATCATCTTCGGCATCGTGGTGTTCTTCACGTTGGGAACCACGGCCGGCGTCGAGTACACGACGGCCTGGTTGCTCGAGAAGAGTCTGTCCGTCGACAACCTCTTCGTCTTCGCGCTGATCTTCGGCTACTTCAAGGTTCCCCGTGAGTACCAGCACCGGGTGCTGTTCTTCGGTGTGATCGGTGCCCTCGTCTTCCGCGCGATCTTCCTGGCCGCAGGTGTGGCCATCGTCAGCAAGTTCGCTGCCGTTCTGTTCGTCTTCGCAGCGATCCTGCTCTACAGCGCCTACAAGCTGATGAAGGACGAGGACGACTCGTACGACCCGAGTACCTCGATCGCAGTTCGCCTGCTTCGCAAGATCATTCCTGTCCGCGACGAATACGAAGGAACCAAGTTCTTCGTCAAGGAAGCCGGCAAGCGGGTGGCCACACCACTTCTCGCCGTCGTGGTGGCGATCGAAGCCGCCGACCTGGTCTTCGCCGTGGACAGCGTTCCTGCCGTCCTCGCGGTGACCGACGACCCGTTCATCGTCTACTCCTCGAACGCGTTCGCCATCCTCGGCCTCCGCGCCCTGTACTTCCTGCTCGCAGGGTTGCTCGAGAAGTTCCACTACCTGTCCAAGGGACTGGCGATCATCCTCGCCTTCATCGGCGTCAAGCTGATCCTGCAGGCCGGACACAAGGTGATCAGCACATCGATCCCCGAGATCCCGTCTCTGGTCAGCCTGGTGGTCATCATCGTGGTCCTGGCAGGCTCGATCATCCTGAGCCTGAAGAATCCTCCCGACGAAGACACGGCAGACGCGATCGACCAGGTCGCTGCCGACAGCCCGATCGTCGATCCGACGAACGGAACCTCCTCGGCCGGCACCTCGTCGACCGGAACGTCGGGCACGGACTCGCCGAGACTCGACAAGTCCTGA
- a CDS encoding Dps family protein, whose protein sequence is MAEKNSYTVPGLTSEVGARVAAILQDRLNAYNDLHLTLKHIHWNVVGPNFISVHEMLDPQVEAVRGFADDVAERIATLGSSAKGTPGTIVSERSWDDYSIGRATAIEHLGALDLVYTGVIETTRKNIEEVGEIDPVTEDMLIGQSAQLELFHWFVRAHLENSGGQLSTANATSEVDAAKQAG, encoded by the coding sequence ATGGCTGAAAAGAACTCGTACACCGTTCCCGGACTCACCTCGGAAGTGGGCGCGCGCGTCGCCGCGATCCTTCAGGATCGACTGAACGCCTACAACGATCTCCATCTGACTCTCAAGCACATTCACTGGAATGTCGTCGGACCCAACTTCATCTCGGTACACGAGATGCTCGATCCTCAGGTCGAAGCAGTTCGCGGTTTCGCGGACGACGTCGCCGAGCGCATCGCGACCCTCGGCTCCTCGGCCAAGGGCACACCGGGCACCATCGTCTCCGAGCGCAGCTGGGACGACTACTCGATCGGTCGCGCGACGGCCATCGAGCACCTCGGTGCACTCGACCTGGTGTACACCGGGGTCATCGAGACCACTCGCAAGAACATCGAAGAGGTCGGCGAGATCGACCCGGTGACCGAGGACATGCTGATCGGTCAGAGCGCGCAGCTCGAACTCTTCCACTGGTTCGTGCGGGCACACCTGGAGAATTCCGGTGGTCAGCTCTCCACCGCCAACGCGACCAGCGAGGTCGACGCGGCGAAGCAAGCAGGCTAG
- a CDS encoding CsbD family protein: MADFIDKAKHKAEELVGEAKEKIGHKTDNDDLAAEGAKDQASGKTKQVGDDVSDAAGNIKDKFTN, encoded by the coding sequence ATGGCTGATTTCATCGACAAGGCAAAGCACAAGGCAGAAGAGCTCGTGGGCGAAGCCAAGGAAAAGATCGGCCACAAGACCGACAACGACGATCTTGCTGCCGAAGGCGCAAAGGATCAGGCGTCGGGCAAGACCAAGCAGGTCGGCGACGACGTCTCGGACGCTGCAGGCAACATCAAGGACAAGTTCACGAACTGA
- a CDS encoding EAL domain-containing protein has translation MTAPDGAVLAASAALDSVESVAALFQPVVELATGTVVGYEALARWPSPSLAVPEDVFALARERGMVGRVDVACRAAALRAARECAYSRRVRFFLNIEPGCFADERDVATHLDAIGDDLDVVLEITERDLDRNVPLLMALVRGARARGMSVAMDDVGATPATLELLAAVAPDIVKLDASIIRSPYRSRAAVRQVRAYVRTSDAVLLAEGIETHRHLRRAKSLGATLGQGWLFGRPLPLPNPPI, from the coding sequence GTGACTGCGCCGGACGGCGCGGTGCTGGCAGCATCGGCGGCGCTCGATTCGGTGGAGTCCGTCGCTGCTCTGTTTCAGCCCGTCGTCGAACTCGCCACCGGTACCGTCGTGGGATACGAGGCCCTGGCCAGGTGGCCGTCTCCGAGCCTGGCCGTTCCCGAAGACGTCTTCGCGCTGGCCCGAGAGCGTGGGATGGTGGGTCGCGTCGATGTGGCGTGTCGCGCCGCCGCGTTGCGGGCAGCACGCGAGTGCGCGTATTCGCGTCGGGTGCGCTTCTTTCTCAACATCGAGCCGGGTTGTTTCGCCGACGAACGTGACGTCGCCACCCACCTCGATGCGATCGGTGACGATCTCGACGTCGTACTCGAGATCACCGAGCGAGACCTCGACCGAAACGTCCCGTTGCTGATGGCCCTGGTTCGAGGAGCCCGCGCTCGCGGCATGTCGGTGGCCATGGACGACGTGGGTGCCACGCCCGCGACGTTGGAACTGCTGGCCGCCGTCGCGCCGGACATCGTCAAACTCGACGCGTCGATCATCCGATCTCCGTATCGGTCGCGTGCCGCGGTGCGGCAGGTGCGCGCGTACGTCCGCACGAGCGATGCAGTCCTACTGGCCGAAGGAATCGAAACCCACAGGCATCTGCGTCGTGCCAAGTCTCTGGGAGCAACCCTCGGTCAGGGTTGGTTGTTCGGCCGTCCATTGCCGTTGCCGAATCCGCCGATCTGA
- a CDS encoding PucR family transcriptional regulator — protein sequence MTAAESVHVSQEAYVSGRRASDRLRTPRETAARMLDQYFGEPEDTPPPRECARGELDDMTTTCCELATGVLESGRLPIPGAMDVFRDAATRWARDGVPLGRIQHAINEGCALAVRQASRSVDEDAGDRLVEGTVLVMELLDVVTAAVSDAYLVEFRTLTQNGPRHDVELLDALLTGDGTARKIADRMGTLLAEDYHVVALHIPAHAEEGGRRIDAAMTAARKLRRMHSALATFDAEYLPIASISPTGGTVLLPDVPGVDIGELVDRLADAGQVVMTATTGSAAVDDIATTAPHLYELLGLVRRLGYAPGTYRMSDLVFEYQVSRPGLGRKHLVTLIDPLRDSVDLLPTLQAFVDSDSNRKKTATWLTVHPNTVDYRLKRVEQLTGLDPMKPSGLRRLHAALIADRLEARRVPVDERSL from the coding sequence GTGACGGCAGCAGAGAGCGTGCACGTGTCGCAAGAGGCGTACGTCAGCGGGCGGCGGGCCTCCGACCGTCTGCGGACGCCGAGAGAGACAGCCGCGCGCATGTTGGATCAGTACTTCGGTGAACCCGAGGACACACCACCACCGCGCGAGTGTGCCCGCGGTGAGCTCGACGACATGACGACGACCTGCTGCGAACTGGCGACCGGTGTCCTCGAATCCGGTCGGCTACCGATACCCGGTGCCATGGACGTCTTTCGCGACGCGGCAACCCGATGGGCCCGAGACGGTGTACCGCTCGGCCGGATCCAACATGCCATCAACGAGGGCTGCGCACTCGCGGTGCGACAGGCGTCCCGTTCGGTCGACGAGGACGCGGGCGATCGGCTGGTCGAGGGAACCGTCCTGGTCATGGAACTGTTGGACGTCGTCACCGCGGCGGTGTCCGACGCCTACCTGGTCGAATTTCGGACGCTGACCCAGAACGGTCCCCGTCACGACGTGGAACTGCTCGACGCGCTGCTGACCGGCGACGGCACGGCTCGTAAGATCGCCGACCGGATGGGTACGCTGCTTGCCGAGGATTATCACGTTGTCGCCCTGCACATTCCGGCGCACGCCGAAGAGGGTGGCCGACGGATCGACGCGGCGATGACGGCGGCTCGAAAGCTGCGAAGAATGCACTCGGCGCTGGCGACGTTCGACGCGGAGTACCTGCCCATCGCCTCGATCAGCCCCACCGGCGGAACCGTCCTGCTGCCCGATGTTCCCGGTGTCGACATCGGCGAACTCGTCGATCGTCTCGCCGACGCGGGTCAGGTGGTGATGACCGCGACGACCGGGTCGGCCGCGGTCGACGACATCGCCACGACCGCGCCCCACCTGTACGAACTGCTCGGTCTGGTGCGTCGACTCGGATACGCACCCGGGACGTACCGGATGTCGGATCTCGTGTTCGAGTACCAGGTGAGCAGGCCGGGCCTGGGTCGCAAACATCTCGTGACACTGATCGATCCGCTGCGCGATTCCGTCGATCTGTTGCCGACGCTGCAAGCGTTCGTCGACTCGGACTCCAACCGAAAGAAGACGGCCACCTGGCTGACGGTCCATCCCAACACCGTCGACTACCGCTTGAAGAGGGTGGAGCAGCTCACCGGGCTCGATCCGATGAAGCCGTCCGGACTGCGAAGACTGCATGCCGCGCTGATCGCCGACCGCCTCGAGGCCCGCCGCGTTCCGGTGGACGAGCGATCACTGTGA